The DNA sequence CACCCTTTTGCAGGTTTGGCATGTTATCTGTCCATATCTTCTCTTGGCCTTGTATTGGCTGCCAGAACTTTGCTCAGTGCtatcctttcttctcttctttgtaGGTCTGCCAATAGGCCTCTTGTATGGAGGGGGCAGACATGGCAGCCCTTCGTGATGCTCCCAGTACTCCTGACTCGGTATGCTATTAATGTGAAACATATAAGTCCTATTATAAGCCTCGATAGTGAGCTTGTGATGGACATAATCTTCAggtttctcattctttctttgAATTGCTGCAATTCCATGACAGCATGGTAGTCCAGTGAGCTGCCATTTTCTGCATGAGCATGTCCTCTCTCGTGTATTGACTCTCACTCTATGCTGCCATTTTGTTACTTCAAACTGATTGTGCTCATCATCACCACACCATTGTGCTTCCCAGTAATTGGCttgtcttttttctttctctaacCTACTGACTTGTACAAGGGCTATTTGTCCAGTATAAGCCATCAGTGAGTCTTTGTGAGTTGCCATTGTCTTCATGATGTAGAACCTAAGCTCCTCAAGCATTGTCAAGATGCTCTTCCCCCGAAGTCCCACGATTGTTGAGTTAAATGACTCACAGTTGTTGCTTGTCAAACTGTCTACCTTTGGCCAGTCTGAAAACCTTGATCTCGACCACTGTTCTTGTTCAAATTTTGACAAATACTCCCAGGCCTGTTTGTTGATCCGTTTCACAGCTCCCATTGCATCATTAAATTCCTGATCAGTAGTTGCCTTTGCACATTGCCAAAATGTTGCCTTAAGTTCCTTATCCTTCCATCTCTTGTTCAGATTTCTCCACATATGCATACAACAGAATCTGTGCTTCACCCCTGGCATGACGTCCTGTAATGCTGGGATTAAACCCTGCATTGAATGGTAACCACAATGAATTAGAGGACATTTGAAAACTAATTTATATATACTTACAAGAACTCAAAAAACATTAAGATAGTCCACATCACCTTTTGCTGGTCTGACATAAAAACCCAGCCATTCTCATTGAAGTCCCCAATGTCTGTGTGCAACTCCTCCAGAAAGAATCTCCAATTTTCCCTAGTTTCTGCATCAACAACCCCATACGCTATTGGAAACAGCTGATTGTTCGCGTCCTGACCAACTGCTGTTAGTAATTGCCCTCCAAAATACCCTTTCAAAAACGTCCCATCCAAAACAATAAATGGCCTACACCCTGCTCTAAAGTCATTTTTGCAAGCAGCCAAACAGATGTACAAGTTTCTAAACTTAGGCAACCCCTCTGGCTGTGGAGTAGTCCCCATGTTGGCTCTTGAACCAGGATTAGCCTTCATGATTTCGTTAAGGTAGTCTCTGAGCCTTAGGTATTGATCTTTCTCTGTTCCCTCGATAACTTCCTTGGCTTTGTCCATAGCCCTATACATCATCCTCTCGTTGACTGAGATGTCATACTCCACTTTAAACCATTCCTGTGCCTCTCTATGCAGCATGTTGGGATGGATCCTCAGATTTGGGACCAGTTCCTCAGCAACCCAAGCACATGAAACAGATTTACTCTTGTTACTCCTGGGGCACGTATGCTCGTCCACAAATGTCTTTATCTGAAAGGATGCTGGGTAGTTGGTCCTGGCACAGTAGCACAACCAAGGGCAGTCTGGATCATAGCAGATCACCCTACACCTCTTCTTCTCATTCCTAAGGTAGAACACCTGTCTCCTAATTTGTATGTTGTACTTCTGCACTGCTGCTTTGAACTGCTCCATGGTCTCAAACTCCATATTCAACTCCAGAGTTATTTTTCCATATGGCGTGTTGGGATTATGTTGAGGAAATACAGGTTCGTTTTCGTCATCAGTTGCAGGGGGGCTACAGAGTTCTTCAGATTCATATTGGTACATCTCAGGTTCACTATCACCATCTTCTCTATTCGGGTTTGGCACCTCTACCCTTGGTGCTTCATCCTCCTTTCCAGGTACAATTCTTTGCCCAGACGGTTAAGGCCTTGGATGATTTCTCCTTGTATTGTCCCTCCCACTAGTTTGTGTTACATTATCTGCTGCAAAGTCAGTTGAGATACATGAGAATTGAAGCAATTTCTATTCACATATcctctaactaaaaaaaaaactaatataccTGTTGGGTTTTCTGTAACAGGTTCCTCTGCCCTTTCCTCATCCACGAAAGGTTCTCAAAATTCAGAACCTCCATTGAGACCAGCAACATCATCAGCATTGGTCTCCTGTGTGGGTTCATTCCCAGCGTCAGCTTCTCCATGGTTACTCTCATTTACACCCTCATTCTCGGTAACTCTTCTTTCTCGGGGTAAACCACTATGGGCTGGTCTTGGATGTCTCTTTCTAACCTTCTTAGCAGGTTTCTC is a window from the Arachis hypogaea cultivar Tifrunner chromosome 17, arahy.Tifrunner.gnm2.J5K5, whole genome shotgun sequence genome containing:
- the LOC112763684 gene encoding uncharacterized protein; protein product: MYQYESEELCSPPATDDENEPVFPQHNPNTPYGKITLELNMEFETMEQFKAAVQKYNIQIRRQVFYLRNEKKRCRVICYDPDCPWLCYCARTNYPASFQIKTFVDEHTCPRSNKSKSVSCAWVAEELVPNLRIHPNMLHREAQEWFKVEYDISVNERMMYRAMDKAKEVIEGTEKDQYLRLRDYLNEIMKANPGSRANMGTTPQPEGLPKFRNLYICLAACKNDFRAGCRPFIVLDGTFLKGYFGGQLLTAVGQDANNQLFPIAYGVVDAETRENWRFFLEELHTDIGDFNENGWVFMSDQQKGLIPALQDVMPGVKHRFCCMHMWRNLNKRWKDKELKATFWQCAKATTDQEFNDAMGAVKRINKQAWEYLSKFEQEQWSRSRFSDWPKVDSLTSNNCESFNSTIVGLRGKSILTMLEELRFYIMKTMATHKDSLMAYTGQIALVQVSRLEKEKRQANYWEAQWCGDDEHNQFEVTKWQHRVRVNTRERTCSCRKWQLTGLPCCHGIAAIQRKNEKPEDYVHHKLTIEAYNRTYMFHINSIPSQEYWEHHEGLPCLPPPYKRPIGRPTKKRRKDSTEQSSGSQYKAKRRYGQITCQTCKRAGYNSRTCPDKGSGTVAEEPDLDEDEAREQEAN